Part of the Mycolicibacterium mageritense genome is shown below.
TGCGGTTTCGGCGGCACCTTCGCGATCAAGAACTCGGACACCTCCACCGCGATGCTGGCCGACAAGATGGCCCACATCCTCGACACCGGCGCCGAGGTCTGCAGCGCGGGCGACTCGTCGTGCCTGATGCACATCGGTGGCGGGTTGAGCCGGTTGCGGTCCGGCGTGCGGACCGTGCACCTGGCGGAGATCCTGGCGAGCGCGTCATGACGACGTTCCTCGGCACCCCCGGAGTGGGCAATCTCCGTGGCACCGAATCGTTTCCGGCCGCGGCCCGCACCGCGCTGGCCAACTCACAGTTGCGCCGCAACATCGGTCACGCCACGCACACCATCCGCGCCAAGCGCCTCAACGCCATAGCCGAATGTCCCGACTGGGAGGATCTGCGTGCCGCGGGCAGCGCGCTCAAGCAGGACGTCATGGCGCGCCTGCCGGAGTTGCTCGAGCAGCTCGAACGCAACGTCATCGCGCAGGGTGGCGTGGTGCACTGGGCCCGCGACGCCGACGAGGCCAACCGGATCGTCACCGACCTGATCCGCGCCACGGGCTCCGACGAAGTCGTCAAGGTCAAGTCGATGGCCACCCAGGAGATCGGCCTCAACGAGCACCTGGAAGCCGAGGGCATCGCGGCGTTCGAAACCGACCTGGCCGAGCTGATCGTGCAACTCGGCCACGACAAGCCCAGCCACATCCTGGTGCCGGCGATCCATCGCAACCGCGCCGAGATCCGCGAGATCTTCGAACGCGAGATGCCCGACGCCGGCGACCTCACCGACGAGCCGAGGGTGCTGGCGATGGCGGCTCGCGCACATCTGCGGCGCAAGTTCCTCACCGCGAAAGTCGCTGTGAGCGGCGCGAATTTCGGGGTGGCCGAGACCGGCACGCTCGCGGTCGTGGAGTCCGAGGGCAATGGCCGGATGTGCCTGACGCTCCCGGAAACCCTGATCACCGTCATGGGCATCGAGAAAATCGTGCCGACGTTCGCCGATCTCGAAGTGTTCATGCAGCTGCTCCCCCGGTCGTCGACGGCCGAGCGCATGAACCCGTACACCTCGATGTGGACCGGTGTACATCCCGGCGACGGCCCACGCGAATTCCATCTGGTGCTGCTCGACAACGGCCGCACGAAGGTGCTGGCCGACGAGGTGGGCCGCGCTGCGCTGCACTGCATCCGGTGTAGTGCGTGCCTCAATGTGTGCCCCGTCTACGAGCGCACGGGCGGGCACGCCTACGGCTCGGTGTACCCCGGTCCGATAGGCGCGATCTTGAGCCCGCAGCTGACCGGGACCACCGGCCATGACGATCCCAACGCGAGTCTGCCCTACGCGTCTTCGCTGTGCGGCGCGTGCTTCGAGGCGTGCCCTGTGCGCATCGACATCCCGTCGATCCTCGTGCATCTGCGCGCCGAACAGGTGGATTCGGAACGTGACGGGATTCCCTCCGGGCAGGATCTGGCGATGAAAGCCGCCGGGTGGGCCATGGCGGGCGCACGACGCTTCTCGTTGGCCGAGAAGGCGCTCGGCGCCGGCCGGTTGCTCGCCGGCAGGGACCATCGCATCTCGACGTTGCCGTGGCCTGCGTCGAAATGGACTGCCAGTCGCGACATTCCCGAGCCACCCCGCGAAACGTTCCGGCAGTGGTGGCAGCGCACGCACGAAGGGAGCGGGCAGTGAGCGCAGCACGCACCGCGGTGCTGGACCGGATTCGCGCGGCCCTGGCCGCGGCACCGCCCGGACCCGTCGCGGTGCCGCGGAACTACGATCGCGCCCCGCTCACCGCTCCGGGCGATGTCGAGCGGTTCGCCGAGGCCGTCGCCGAATACCGTGCGCGCGTGCACCGCATCAGCGGATCGGACATCGCCACGACGGTCCGCGATCTCGTGGGAAACGGTGCTACCGTGGTGATCCCGAGCGATGTGCCCGACGAGTGGGTGACCGGTATGACGACCCTCGCAGACACGCCCACCTTGGGAGTCGACGTCCTCGACAGCACCGATGCAGTGCTCACCGGGTGCGCGGTCGGTATCGCGGCCACGGGAACCATCGTGCTCGACGCGGGCCCGACGCAGGGCCGCCGCGCTCTGACCCTCGTGCCGGACCACCACATCTGCGTCG
Proteins encoded:
- a CDS encoding LutB/LldF family L-lactate oxidation iron-sulfur protein, which codes for MTTFLGTPGVGNLRGTESFPAAARTALANSQLRRNIGHATHTIRAKRLNAIAECPDWEDLRAAGSALKQDVMARLPELLEQLERNVIAQGGVVHWARDADEANRIVTDLIRATGSDEVVKVKSMATQEIGLNEHLEAEGIAAFETDLAELIVQLGHDKPSHILVPAIHRNRAEIREIFEREMPDAGDLTDEPRVLAMAARAHLRRKFLTAKVAVSGANFGVAETGTLAVVESEGNGRMCLTLPETLITVMGIEKIVPTFADLEVFMQLLPRSSTAERMNPYTSMWTGVHPGDGPREFHLVLLDNGRTKVLADEVGRAALHCIRCSACLNVCPVYERTGGHAYGSVYPGPIGAILSPQLTGTTGHDDPNASLPYASSLCGACFEACPVRIDIPSILVHLRAEQVDSERDGIPSGQDLAMKAAGWAMAGARRFSLAEKALGAGRLLAGRDHRISTLPWPASKWTASRDIPEPPRETFRQWWQRTHEGSGQ
- a CDS encoding LutC/YkgG family protein, with the translated sequence MSAARTAVLDRIRAALAAAPPGPVAVPRNYDRAPLTAPGDVERFAEAVAEYRARVHRISGSDIATTVRDLVGNGATVVIPSDVPDEWVTGMTTLADTPTLGVDVLDSTDAVLTGCAVGIAATGTIVLDAGPTQGRRALTLVPDHHICVVRTDQIVDTVPQGFAALDPTRPLTFISGPSATSDIELERVEGVHGPRTLDVLIV